From a single Aulosira sp. FACHB-615 genomic region:
- a CDS encoding histidine triad nucleotide-binding protein, with translation MTNQDTIFSKIIRREIPANIVYEDDLALAFTDVNPQAPVHILVIPKKPLAKLAEAETEDAALLGHLLLTAKRVAAEAGLTNGYRVVINTDADAGQTVFHLHLHILGGRPMAWPPG, from the coding sequence ATGACCAATCAAGACACAATTTTTAGTAAGATTATTCGGCGCGAAATTCCGGCCAATATCGTTTACGAGGATGATTTAGCTTTAGCATTTACAGATGTTAACCCCCAAGCACCAGTTCATATCCTCGTAATTCCCAAAAAACCCCTAGCGAAATTAGCTGAGGCTGAAACGGAAGATGCAGCTTTGTTAGGACATCTGTTATTAACCGCCAAGCGTGTAGCCGCCGAAGCTGGTTTAACCAATGGTTATCGCGTTGTCATCAATACCGATGCTGATGCTGGTCAAACTGTCTTCCATTTACATTTGCATATTTTAGGCGGCAGACCAATGGCTTGGCCGCCTGGTTGA
- a CDS encoding DUF421 domain-containing protein → MDKWLYIDWQEIFVPSISIVELFIRGSLVYLALFAVLRFLPSRQIGTLGITDLLVVVLFAEAAQNAMASHYTSITEGGILVGTVIFWSYFLNWLGYKLPKFQRFLNPPPLLLVKNGQMISRHLDKALITEDELMSKLRQQGVEFLTEVKLAYMESDGGISIITSATND, encoded by the coding sequence ATGGATAAATGGTTATATATTGATTGGCAAGAAATCTTTGTCCCTAGCATTAGTATTGTAGAATTATTCATTCGTGGTTCTCTGGTTTACTTAGCTTTATTTGCTGTTTTACGCTTTCTCCCTAGTCGGCAAATAGGAACTCTAGGGATCACCGATTTATTAGTAGTTGTATTATTTGCCGAAGCAGCCCAAAATGCAATGGCAAGTCACTACACATCAATTACCGAAGGTGGTATTTTAGTAGGCACAGTAATTTTTTGGAGTTACTTCCTTAACTGGTTGGGTTATAAATTGCCGAAATTCCAGAGATTTCTAAATCCTCCGCCTCTGCTGTTGGTGAAAAATGGACAAATGATTTCCCGACATTTAGACAAAGCCCTGATTACAGAAGATGAGTTGATGAGTAAATTACGTCAACAAGGTGTAGAATTTTTAACTGAGGTGAAGTTAGCTTATATGGAGTCTGATGGTGGTATTAGTATTATCACATCAGCCACTAACGATTAA
- a CDS encoding YifB family Mg chelatase-like AAA ATPase, with amino-acid sequence MLARVWSASIVGIDAVKVGVEVDVSGGLPSIIVLGLPDSAVQESKERVKATLKNAGFAFPMRKIVINLTPADLRKEGPCFDLPISVGILAASEQINADLLGDYLFLGEVSLDGSLRPVAGVLPIAATAKKMGIAGLVVPADNAQEAAVVEGLAVYGCKSISEVVDLLNNPGRYQPVQINNVADMVQVPYAIADLHDVKGQAHGRRALEIAAAGGHNLIFVGPPGSGKTMLARRLAGILPPLEFSEALEVTRIHSVAGLLKNRGSLVRDRPFRSPHHSASGPSLVGGGSFPRPGEISLSHRGILFLDELTEFKRDVLEFLRQPLEDGFVTISRTRQSVVFPAQFTLVASTNPCPCGYYGDTIQQCTCSPRQREQYWAKLSGPLMDRIDLQVAVNRLKPEEITQQPTGESSKSVRERVQQARDRSIHRFQTETNLRCNAQMQSRHLQQWCKLDDASRSLLEAAINKLGLSARASDRILKVARTIADLAGDDNLQAHHVAEAIQYRTIDRML; translated from the coding sequence ATGCTTGCTAGAGTCTGGAGTGCATCAATTGTTGGCATCGATGCTGTAAAAGTGGGAGTGGAAGTTGATGTCTCAGGCGGACTGCCAAGCATTATTGTTTTAGGCTTGCCAGATAGTGCGGTGCAGGAGTCAAAAGAAAGGGTGAAGGCTACTTTAAAAAATGCTGGTTTTGCCTTTCCGATGCGGAAAATTGTGATTAATTTGACTCCCGCAGATTTACGCAAGGAAGGCCCTTGTTTTGATTTGCCGATTAGTGTGGGTATTTTAGCGGCTTCTGAGCAAATTAATGCTGATTTATTGGGAGATTATTTATTTTTGGGTGAGGTTTCCCTGGATGGGAGTCTGCGTCCTGTGGCTGGGGTTCTACCCATTGCTGCGACTGCCAAAAAAATGGGAATTGCGGGTTTAGTTGTACCTGCTGATAATGCCCAAGAGGCGGCTGTAGTAGAAGGATTAGCTGTTTATGGTTGTAAAAGTATATCGGAAGTAGTTGATTTATTAAATAATCCTGGACGTTATCAACCTGTGCAGATCAATAATGTCGCAGATATGGTACAAGTACCTTATGCGATCGCTGATCTGCATGATGTCAAAGGACAAGCTCACGGACGACGTGCTTTAGAAATTGCGGCGGCTGGCGGGCATAACCTTATATTTGTCGGCCCTCCAGGTAGTGGTAAAACGATGTTAGCCAGACGTTTAGCCGGGATTTTGCCACCGTTGGAATTTTCGGAAGCCTTGGAAGTCACCCGGATTCACTCTGTTGCTGGCTTATTGAAAAATCGTGGTTCTTTAGTGCGCGATCGCCCTTTTCGCAGTCCCCACCATTCTGCTTCCGGCCCTTCTTTGGTTGGTGGTGGTAGTTTTCCCCGTCCTGGGGAAATATCATTATCTCACAGAGGGATTCTTTTTTTGGATGAACTCACCGAGTTTAAACGGGATGTTTTAGAATTTTTGCGTCAGCCTTTAGAAGATGGTTTTGTGACAATTTCCCGCACAAGACAATCTGTTGTGTTTCCGGCACAATTTACTTTAGTGGCGAGTACCAATCCCTGTCCTTGCGGTTACTACGGCGATACTATTCAACAGTGTACCTGTTCGCCCAGACAACGAGAACAATATTGGGCGAAACTTTCTGGGCCGTTGATGGATAGAATTGATTTGCAAGTGGCGGTGAATCGCCTCAAACCAGAGGAAATTACCCAACAACCCACAGGAGAATCATCAAAATCTGTTAGGGAAAGAGTACAACAAGCACGCGATCGCAGTATTCACCGTTTTCAAACCGAAACAAATCTGCGGTGTAATGCTCAAATGCAAAGCCGACATCTGCAACAATGGTGTAAGTTAGATGATGCTAGTCGTTCTTTATTAGAAGCTGCCATCAATAAATTAGGTTTATCAGCTAGGGCAAGCGATCGCATTCTCAAAGTTGCCCGCACCATCGCAGATTTAGCCGGAGATGATAATTTACAAGCTCATCATGTCGCCGAAGCCATTCAATATCGCACCATCGATAGAATGTTGTAA
- a CDS encoding YihY/virulence factor BrkB family protein, giving the protein MNFSAIVRLFQETFQEWSEDKASRLAAALAYYTIFSIAPLLIIVIAIAGAVFGEEAARGEIVRQIQGLVGPDGAEFIEIAIRNANQPKTGAIASVISILLLLLGATGLFTELQDALNTIWEVQPKPGHGVKNVVRQRALSFAMILGIGFLLLVTLIISTALTAIVGYFSNLLPGIDFIWQFFNFILSFVITTLLFGLIFKVLPDVKITWNDVLIGAVITSLLFSLGRYLLGQYLGNSSFGSTYGAAGSLVVILAWVYYAAQILFFGAEFTQVYARRYGSGIRPTRHAVPMNHNGQSKRTNSDRK; this is encoded by the coding sequence ATGAATTTTTCAGCAATTGTGCGGCTGTTTCAAGAAACTTTTCAGGAATGGAGTGAAGATAAAGCTTCGCGGTTAGCCGCAGCATTAGCTTATTACACGATTTTTTCTATCGCACCGTTGCTGATTATTGTAATTGCGATCGCTGGTGCAGTGTTTGGTGAAGAGGCGGCAAGGGGTGAAATTGTCCGGCAAATTCAAGGTTTAGTCGGGCCAGATGGAGCCGAGTTTATCGAGATCGCCATCAGAAATGCCAATCAACCAAAAACAGGTGCGATCGCATCGGTAATTAGTATTTTACTTTTACTTTTAGGTGCTACAGGTTTATTTACAGAATTACAAGATGCCCTGAATACAATTTGGGAAGTTCAACCGAAACCGGGACATGGCGTGAAAAATGTTGTGCGTCAGCGTGCTTTATCTTTCGCCATGATTTTAGGTATTGGTTTTCTGCTCCTTGTCACTCTGATAATTAGTACAGCTTTAACAGCGATCGTCGGTTATTTTAGTAATTTACTTCCTGGTATAGATTTCATTTGGCAATTCTTTAACTTTATACTGTCTTTTGTCATCACGACACTATTATTTGGACTCATTTTCAAGGTTTTGCCTGATGTCAAAATTACTTGGAATGATGTTTTAATAGGTGCTGTGATTACATCTTTATTATTTTCTTTAGGTAGATATTTATTAGGACAATATCTCGGTAATAGCAGTTTTGGTTCTACTTATGGTGCGGCTGGTTCTTTAGTAGTTATTCTCGCCTGGGTTTATTATGCTGCTCAAATCCTCTTTTTTGGCGCAGAATTTACCCAAGTTTATGCTAGAAGATACGGCAGTGGGATTCGCCCCACACGTCATGCCGTCCCTATGAATCATAATGGTCAGTCTAAGCGAACGAACAGCGATCGCAAATAA